From the Acidovorax sp. NCPPB 3576 genome, the window AAGCTAGAGAAAAGTAGGGCGGGGCACGAGAAACCTTGTCTGAATATGGGGGGACCATCCTCCAAGGCTAAATACTCGTAATCGACCGATAGTGAACCAGTACCGTGAGGGAAAGGCGAAAAGAACCCCGGGAGGGGAGTGAAATAGATCCTGAAACCGCATGCTTACAAAAAGTAGGAGCCCGCAAGGGTGACTGCGTACCTTTTGTATAATGGGTCAGCGACTTACATTCAGTGGCAAGGTTAACCGAATAGGGAAGCCGTAGAGAAATCGAGTCCGAATAGGGCGTTCAGTCGCTGGGTGTAGACCCGAAACCAAGTGATCTATCCATGGCCAGGATGAAGGTGCCGTAACAGGTACTGGAGGTCCGAACCGACTAGTGTTGCAAAACTAGCGGATGAGCTGTGGATAGGGGTGAAAGGCTAAACAAACTTGGAAATAGCTGGTTCTCTCCGAAAACTATTTAGGTAGTGCCTCAAGTATTACCGTCGGGGGTAGAGCACTGTTTTGGCTAGGGGGTCATGGCGACTTACCAAACCAAGGCAAACTCCGAATACCGACGAGTACAGCTTGGGAGACAGAGCACCGGGTGCTAACGTCCGGACTCAAGAGGGAAACAACCCAGACCGCCAGCTAAGGTCCCTAAAATTGGCTAAGTGGGAAACGAAGTGGGAAGGCTAAAACAGTCAGGATGTTGGCTTAGAAGCAGCCATCATTTAAAGAAAGCGTAATAGCTCACTGATCGAGTCGTCCTGCGCGGAAGATGTAACGGGGCTAAGCCAGTTACCGAAGCTGCGGATTCACAGTTTACTGTGAGTGGTAGGAGAGCGTTCTGTAAGCCTGTGAAGGTGTCTGGTAACGGATGCTGGAGGTATCAGAAGTGCGAATGCTGACATGAGTAGCGTTAAAGGGGGTGAAAAGCCCCCTCGCCGTAAGCGCAAGGTTTTCTACGCAACGTTCATCGGCGTAGAGTGAGTCGGCCCCTAAGGCGAGGCAGAGATGCGTAGCTGATGGGAAACAGGTCAATATTCCTGTACCGATGTGTAGTGCGATGTGGGGACGGAGAAGGTTAGCTCAGCCAACTGTTGGATATGTTGGTTCAAGCCTGTAGTCGTGCCTGGTAGGAAAATCCGCCAGGCTTAGATGAGGGGTGATAACGAGTCTGCTTGCAGACGAAGTGAGTGATACCCTGCTTCCAGGAAAAGCCACTAAGCTTCAGCTACACACGACCGTACCGCAAACCGACACTGGTGCGCGAGATGAGTATTCTAAGGCGCTTGAGAGAACTCAGGAGAAGGAACTCGGCAAATTGATACCGTAACTTCGGGAGAAGGTATGCCCCAAGTAGGTGAACCTGTACAAGGCGAGCCAAAAGGGGTTGCAAAAAATCGGTGGCTGCGACTGTTTAATAAAAACACAGCACTCTGCAAACACGAAAGTGGACGTATAGGGTGTGACGCCTGCCCGGTGCTGGAAGATTAAATGATGGGGTGCAAGCTCTTGATTGAAGTCCCAGTAAACGGCGGCCGTAACTATAACGGTCCTAAGGTAGCGAAATTCCTTGTCGGGTAAGTTCCGACCTGCACGAATGGCGTAACGATGGCCACACTGTCTCCTCCTGAGACTCAGCGAAGTTGAAATGTTTGTGATGATGCAATCTCCCCGCGGAAAGACGGAAAGACCCCATGAACCTTTACTGTAGCTTTGTATTGGACTTTGAACAGATCTGTGTAGGATAGGTGGGAGGCTTTGAAGTGAGGACGCTAGTTCTCATGGAGCCAACGTTGAAATACCACCCTGGTGTGTTTGAGGTTCTAACCTAGGTCCATTATCTGGATCGGGGACAGTGCATGGTAGGCAGTTTGACTGGGGCGGTCTCCTCCCAAAGCGTAACGGAGGAGTTCGAAGGTACGCTAGGTACGGTCGGACATCGTGCTAATAGTGCAATGGCATAAGCGTGCTTAACTGCGAGACTGACAAGTCGAGCAGATGCGAAAGCAGGACATAGTGATCCGGTGGTTCTGTATGGAAGGGCCATCGCTCAACGGATAAAAGGTACTCTGGGGATAACAGGCTGATACCGCCCAAGAGTTCATATCGACGGCGGTGTTTGGCACCTCGATGTCGGCTCATCTCATCCTGGGGCTGTAGCCGGTCCCAAGGGTATGGCTGTTCGCCATTTAAAGAGGTACGTGAGCTGGGTTTAAAACGTCGTGAGACAGTTTGGTCCCTATCTTCCGTGGGCGCTGCAGATTTGAGGAAGCCTGCTCCTAGTACGAGAGGACCGGAGTGGACACACCTCTGGTGTATCGGTTGTCACGCCAGTGGCATTGCCGAGTAGCTAAGTGTGGAAGAGATAACCGCTGAAAGCATCTAAGCGGGAAACTCGTTTCAAGATGAGATCTGCCGGGGCCTTGAGCCCCCTAAAGAGTCGTTCAAGACCAGGACGTTGATAGGTCAGGTGTGGAAGCGCAGTAATGCGTTAAGCTAACTGATACTAATTGCTCGTGCGGCTTGACCCTATAACTTTGATCACCATTTGATCAAGTTGTTATGCCAAGTGACGCAGTCAAAATACAAGCTGATTCCAAACTCTATGAATTCGCCGCCTTGATCACATCAAGGTAGCTCCAAGTTATGCCTGATGACCATAGCAAGTTGGTACCACTCCTTCCCATCCCGAACAGGACAGTGAAACGACTTTGCGCCGATGATAGTGCGGGTTCCCGTGTGAAAGTAGGTCATCGTCAGGCTCTTACAGCCCAAAGCGCCCCGACATCCAACGATGTCGGGGCGCTTTGCTTTGGAAATTCAGAATATTGATTTAAGCAACACGTTGTAGTGATATGCAGTTACAAGACATTCTTTATTCTCAAGGGTTTGGTACCCGGCGTGTATGCGCAGGACTAATCCAGCGTGGCTTGGTCCAGTTATTTGATTCGGAGACTGGTATTTTTCAAGTCTGCATGAATTCAGTTATGGATTTGAAACCAGAGGGAATAAAGTTTCGGGTGTTAGAGGAAACATGGGTATATCAATCCAGAGCCTATGTGATGCTTCACAAGCCATCCGGCACCGAGTGTTCTCAAAAACCTTCGACCTATCCCAGCGTTTACACGTTGCTCCCCATGCCGCTGCGCCAAAGACCTTGCAAAAGTGCGATACAGGGTGTGCAGGCGGTGGGGCGGTTGGATCAAGATACGACAGGGCTCTTGTTGCTCAGCGATGATGGCCAATTCATCCATCGCATGAGCTCACCCAAGAAGCATGTTCCTAAATTGTATGAAGTGGGAACCAAGCATCCGGTAAGTTCAGTTCAGATCGACCGTTTGCTTGAAGGAGTTGTGCTTGACGATGATCCTATTGCAGTAAAGGCAGCCGCTTGCGTGCAGACTTCCGATCATGGATTGAGCCTTACTTTGACTGAAGGCAAATATCACCAAGTCAAGCGCATGCTCGCTGCGGTGGGTAACCGTGTAGAGACCTTGCACAGGTCTCGTATCGGCAACTTGGCCCTACCAATTGGGTTGGCGCCAGGGCAATGGAAATGGCTGGATGACGACGATCTTGCTGCATTGACCAGCTAGCTGATTAGCTATTGCACGAATGTCTTCGACGCATGCTGTTGCGGATGACGTTGAGTTGTTGCCCGGATAGGCATAGGCCATGCATCTTCACCGGCTACACTGCCGCGTGTTGTGAAAGTACCTACTGTGAAGTTTTCAATTGGCGGATGTTTCCGCGTTGTGTTTTTGGGGTGGGCGTTCTTTGCTACGGCCGCGAGCAGCGCAGCGTTACCCCCCGTTTTTGTGCTGAATTCGCTTGAGGCGGACATCAGCGTGATCGATCCTGCTACTTGGACGGAAACATCTCGGATTCCCACCGGGAAAGAGCCGCACCATATGTATCTGACGCCAGACGAGAAGTCTCTCGTCGTAGCCAATGCGCTGGCCGATACGCTGACCTTCATTGACCCTAAAAGCGCTCAAGTGCAGCGCACGGTTCGGGGCATTGTTGATCCTTACCACTTACGGTTCACGCCTGACATGAAGTGGTTGATCACCGCTGCCAATCGCTTGAACCATGTGGACTTTTATCGCTGGGATGGCAAAGACCTCACTTTGGTACAGCGGGTGGCTACGGCCAAAACCCCCAGTCATCTTTGGGTGGATAGCCAGAGCCGAACGGTCTACTCAACGATGCAGGACAGCGATGAACTGGTCGCGATCGACATTGCAACCCAGAAGATCAAGTGGCGCATCAAGACGGGTGCCATGCCTGCAGACATCTACGGAAGTCCCGACGATAAATTCCTTTTTATTGGTTTGACGGGCAGCGATAGTGTCGAGGTCTTCGACGTGTCTGAAAGTGCTCCCCGCAGTGTCCAGAGAATCAAGACTGGGAGCGGGGCCCATGCTTTCCGGGGCGCAGGTGACAAGCGCCACGTGTTTGTCAGCAATCGGGTGGCCAATACGATCAGCAAGATCGACATGGTCAAACGTCAAGTGGTCGATACCTATCCGGCGCCTGGAGGGCCAGATTGCATGGACGTCTCAGCCGATGGTCGGTGGATCTATGTCAGCGCCCGATGGGCTCGCAAGATGCTGGTCATTGACACGGTAGAACGCAAAGTCGTGCAGAAGATCAATGTGGGCAAATCGCCCCACGGTGTGTGGACGCTTCAGCACGCTCCGCGGTAGGAGTTGATGAAGATGGCATTGCGCACCATGGCGCTCATTGGGCGGCTTGCTATTTTTTTGATAGCTAACGGGGCCTTCAATGCTGCGGTGGCGGCTGAAACAGCCGACTGCCAAAAGCCCGTGTACCTGACCTTCGACACGGGGCACATGGAAATTGCTCCTTTGGTTGCCGAAGTGCTCAAGCGCAAAAAGGTTGTGGTGACCTTTTTCGCAGCAGATGAAAAAACAAAGACTGGCGATGGGAGTTTGGGAGCGCACTGGGCGCCGTGGTGGCATGCGCGGGCATCGGAGGGGCATGCTTTCGCCTCCCATACCATGGACCATACATATTGGCGTGCGGATGCGGGTACGGCGGATACGCCGAAATTCCATGTCCGGTCATCTTCCGGCCCTCAAGCGGGCAAGGATTTGACCCTCAGTGCGGAGCAATACTGCAGTGAGATCCGAAGGGCTTCCGACCGTTTGCGCGAGGTGACGGGCAAGGTGCCTCTTCCCCTTTTTCGTGCGCCTGGCGGAAAGACGTCGCCTCGCCTATTGGCTGCGGCCAAGTCATGCGGCTATGCCCACGTGGGGTGGTCACCGGCGGGCTTCTTGGGCGATGAGTTGCCCAGTGAAAAATTCAGCAACGCCGCATTGTTGAAAAAAGCGCTGGACAATATTCGGAGCGGAGACATTTTGCTGGCCCATCTTGGCATCTGGTCGCGTAAGGATCCCTGGGCTCCTACCGTGTTGGAGCCCTTGATCGACGGGTTGAAGCAGCGCGGATTCTGCTTTAGAACATTGAATGACCATCCGGATTACCGTGATTGGTTGGCTGGTAAGCGTTGAACCGGAACAACCGTCTGTGACAGGAGCATGTGAGCGATGGATTGGCTGACGAACGGGTTCGATAGCGCACAGCAATGGCTGTTTGAGTCACTCATCCAGCCGATCATGTTTGCGACGGGGATGGCTGGCCTGCTGGAGGATGGCTATGCTGCCACAGGCTGGCTGTTGGTCGGCCTGCTGCAATTGGTCGTGATGCTGGTCATCATCGCGCCGCTGCAGCATTGGCGCCCTGTAGAACCAATGCTCGACCGTGCTGCTGTCCGAACGGACATCGTCTACACATTGATTCACCGCCTCGGTCTGTTCCGTTTGGCGCTTTTTTTCAGTGTCGATCCGTTGTGGGACGCTTTTTTCGGGGTGCTGCGCATGGACGGTATCAGCACATTCCATCTGGATGCGCTGTGGCCGGGCGTGACCGATCTGCCGTGGGTCAGCCTGCTGGTCTATTTGGCGGTCTTTGACTTTCTGGATTACTGGATCCACCGCGGGCAGCACCACTTCGAATGGTGGTGGCGGCTGCATTCGTTGCACCATTCGCAGCGGCAGATGACCATGTGGAGCGACAACCGCAACCACCTTCTCGATGATCTTTTGCGCGATGCGATCGTGGTCACCGTGGCGCAGCTGATCGGTGTGGCGCCAGGCCAATTCGTGGCCATCGTGGCTTTGACGCAGTTGAGCGAGAACTTCCATCACGCCAATTTGCGTTTATGGTTTGGCCGCTGGGGCGAGCGTTTGTGGGTCAGCCCCCGGTTTCACCGCCTGCATCATGCCATCGGCATAGGGCATGAATCGGTAACGCTGCGTTCCGTACAGACCCCTTCGAAGTTGCTGTCGGAGAGTTATGTTCAAGCAGAACCCGCTTTGAAGCCAGTCACCGTTCTGGGTGGCTGCAATTTTGGAGTGTTGTTGCCTTGGTGGGACATGCTTTTCAGGACTGCCAATTTCGAACTGCGATACGACCCGACAGGGGTGCGGGACCAGGTTCAGCCGGGGCCTGACGGCCGTGTTCGAAACTATGGACAGGGGTTTTGGGCGCAGCAGTGGCGCGGCGTTTTGCGCCTGTTCGGCAGAGCCTAGATAACGGCTGGACTTCTGCACACGCTATCCTCCCGCCATGGCATTGCTGATCCATTCCTTCTGGCGCGCAGCCGCCCATTGCCTGTATCCCCGCGTCATCGGCCTCTCTCTTTTGCCGTTGCTGCTCATGCTGCTGCTGGCTTGGGCGGGCAGTCATTTTTTCTGGGACGCTGCGGTGCAGGCCGTCCGCACAGCCCTGGAGTCTTCAGACATTCTGGCGATGGTGTGGGGATGGTTTCAGGCTTGGGGCATGGAGCAGGCGCCTGCCACCCTCGCGCCTTTGATCGTGGTGGTTCTCACCACACCGGTGATCATGATCGTTTCGGTGCTGGTGGTCGCTGTGGTCATGACGCCCGCGCTTGTCACGTTCGTGGCCAAGCGCCGTTTCCCGTTGCTGGAGCGCAAGCGTGGCGCATCGTTTGTGGCCAGTCTGGCTTGGTCTCTCGGTGCGACTGTGGCTGCCATGACAGCGTTGCTGGTCTCCATTCCCCTCTGGCTCATTCCTCCGCTGGTATTGGTGCTGCCCCCGCTGATCTGGGGGTGGCTGACCTATCGTGTGATGGTTTTTGATGCCTTGGCGGAGCATGCCAGCCGTCAGGAGCGCGAAGAAATTTTCAAGCGCCACCGCATGCGCCTGCTGGCCATCGGAATCCTGTGCGGTTATCTGGGCGCGGCGCCTGGAATCGTCTGGGCGTCGGGGGTCTTGTTCGCGGCGGCATTCTTCGTGTTGATTCCGTTGGCCGTCTGGATTTACACCCTCGTGTTCGCCTTCTCCTCCTTGTGGTTCACGCATTACGCGCTGGATGCGCTTCAGCGGTTGCGAGCCGAGCAGAGCGGGGCTGCTGGCGACGCCAGCGTACCGCCAAGCCCCATCATTTTGCCCACGGCCCCCGCCGGAAACCCTACACCATGACCCCTTCCTTTGGACTCATCATCATTGGCGACGAAATCCTGTCCGGCAAGCGCGCCGACAAGCACTTGCCCAAGGTGATTGAACTGCTGGGTGCGCGTGGCTTGCAGCTGGCCTATGCCGACTACGTGGGCGACGACCCAGATCGCATCACCGCCACTTTGCAACGTGCCTTTGCGTCCGGAGATGTGGTGTTTTCTTGCGGCGGCATCGGCGCCACCCCCGACGATCACACCCGACAATGCGCCGCGCGCGCATTGGGCGTGCCGCTCCGATTGCACCCCGAGGCCGAGGCGTTGATTCGACAGCGCATGCAGGACGTCGCGATCGAACAGGGCGTGCCCTATGAGCCTGATCGTGCGGACAACGTGCACCGGCTGAACATGGGGGTGTTTCCCGAGGGCGCTCGAATCATTCCCAATCCATACAACAAGATCCCTGGTTTTTCATGCGATGGTGGGGCCGGTGGTGCCGTGCATTTCGTGCCGGGGTTTCCTGTCATGGCTTGGCCGATGGTGGAGTGGGTTCTGGACGACCAATGTGCACAGTGGTTCAACCGCGCGCCCCAGACCGAGCATTCCATCGTTGTCTACGGCGCGATGGAGGCTGCCTTGACCCCGTTGATGGAGCGGATTGAAAGCCAGCATGCACCAGTGCGGGTTTTCAGCCTGCCCAGCGTGGATCATCCAGTGCATGGGCGCCACATCGAACTGGGAGTGAAAGGCCCTGCAGAACGGGTGCCCGCGGCGTGGAATGCTTTGCAGGAAGCGCTGCATGAATTTGGTGCAAACTGCGGCCCTGAAATGGTGCGGAATGTATAAGTTTCACTAGTGTTCATTGTTTTGCACTTGATTGGTGCAAATTTAGCGAGATGGCAGGCGGTGTCGTTCTCATGCTCCGCCTTAGTGCATCACAGCACCTGGCTGGCACGCAACCTGCTTTTATTTCGTGGTGTTTTTTTCAACAAGCGCTTAAATCCTGGAGAACCTGATGGCAAAGACCGTTGCAGACGTGATGAAGATGGTGAAGGAGAATGAGGTCAAGTTTGTTGACTTCCGCTTCACCGATACCCGCGGCAAGGAGCAGCATGTGACTGTGCCTGTGTCCCATTTCGATGAGGACAAGTTCTCTTCGGGTCACGCGTTCGACGGCTCCTCGGTGGCAGGCTGGAAGGGCATCGAAGCCTCGGACATGCAACTCATGCCCGATCCCAACACGGCCAACATCGACCCGTTCTTTGAGGAAACCACGCTGTTCCTGCAATGCGACGTGATCGAGCCGGGCGATGGCAAGGCATACGACCGCGATCCCCGCTCCATCGCCAAGCGCGCTGAAGCCTATCTGAAGGCCTCTGGCCTGGGTGACACCGCCTTCTTCGGCCCTGAACCTGAATTCTTCATCTTCGACGGCGTTCGCTGGTCCAACGAGCCCGGCAAGGTCATGTTCGAGATCGAAGAATACGAAGCGCCCTGGAACTCCGGCGCCAAGCTCGAGGGCGGCAACCGCGGCCACCGTCCCACCGTGAAGGGCGGCTACTTCCCGGTCCCTCCCGTTGACAGCACGCAAGACATGCGCGCCGAGATGTCCCTGATTCTCGAATCCCTGGGCATTCCGGTCGAAGTGTTCCACCACGAAGTGGCAGGCGCTGGCCAGAACGAAATCGGCACCAAGTTCAGCACGCTGGTCGAGCGCGCCGACTGGACGCAGGTCCTGAAGTACGTGGTCTGGAACGTGGCCAATGCCTACGGCAAGACCGCCACCTTCATGCCCAAGCCCTACGCCGGCGACAACGGCTCCGGCATGCACGTGCACCAGTCCATCTGGAAGGACGGCAAGAACCTGTTCGCAGGCGACGGCTATGCCGGCCTGTCCGACTTCGCGCTGTACTACATCGGCGGCATCATCAAGCACGCACGTGCGCTGAATGCCATCACCAACCCTGGCACCAACAGCTACAAGCGCCTGGTGCCCGGCTTCGAAGCCCCCGTGAAGCTGGCCTACTCGGCCCGCAACCGCTCGGCCTCGATCCGCATCCCTTACGTGGCGAACCCCAAGGGCCGCCGCATCGAGGCGCGTTTCCCCGATCCATCGGCCAACCCGTACCTGTGCTTCTCGGCCCTGATGATGGCCGGCCTGGACGGCGTGGAAAACAAGATCCATCCCGGCGAAGCCGCCACGAAGGATCTGTACCATCTGCCACCCGAGGAAGACAAGCTGGTGCCCACCGTGTGCCACAGCCTCGACCAGGCGCTGGAGTATCTGGACAAGGACCGCGGCTTCCTCACCAAGGGCGGCGTGTTCTCCGACTCGATGCTCGATGCTTACATCGACCTGAAGATGGGCGAGGTCACGCGCTTCCGCATGGCACCCCACCCTGTCGAATACGACATGTACTACTCGCTGTAAGCCTTGGGCTTCGGCCAAGGAATACGCACCCAAAAGGCGGCTTCGGCCGCCTTTTTTCATGGCACGATTCGTGGTCCAACGCGGCGCTGTAGCCCAAAGGGTAATAACCGCCCGAGACTGGGGGGCCGATTGGCGGGGCTCTGCGATTGGGAGATACTCCCCTGGCATCTCCCGCATGCCGCCGGCATGCCTTGCGAGGAACCTGAATGAAGAAAACACTCATCGCACTGATGGCCATCGGCGCCGTGGCGCCTGCCGCGTGGTCACAGGATCGCATCTACCGCTGCGGCAATGAATACACCAATAACGCCAGCCAAGCCAAGGAACGCGGCTGCAAGCTGGTCGAAGGCGGCAATGTGACGGTCGTGCAGGGTGCTCGCCCGGGTGGCACGCCAGCGGCCTCCGGTGGCAGCACGCCGAGCGCCAGTACCTCGCCTGCCAATGCCCCACGGGTGGACACCAACGACCAGCGGGCACGGGACTCCGATGCGCGCGCCATCCTGGAAGCCGAGCTGCGCAAGGCCGAGGCGCGGCAGGCCGAGATCGCCAAGGAATACAACAACGGCGAGCCCCAGCGCACCGCCCTCGAATTGCGCAACCCCCAACTGTGGATGGAGCGTACCGCCGAGTTGAAGGCCAGCCTGGCCCGCGCGGACAGCGATGTGGCCGGCATCAAGCGCGAACTCGCCCGTCTGCCCGCGGCCAATCGCTGAGCGTGGTGGCTTCTTCCAAACCCGATACCGCGCGCTACCAGGCGCTGGACCTCGTGTCCACGCTCGTGGCCGTGCTGCAACCTGACGGGGCCGTGCTGTTCGCCAATGCCTCCCTGGAGAACATGCTCGGGCAGTCGCGGCGCACGCTGGAGGGCTCCGATTTCAGCGGCTATTTTTCAGACCCGGCGCTGTTGCAAACGGCCTTGGCCGGAGCGCGTGGGCAAGACTTCGCCGCACTGCGATTCGAGGCCGCACTGCGCCGGGCGCAGCAGCAAGATGCCATGCCCGTGCATGTCCACCTGGCGGTTGCAGAACACTCTGGCGAAATCCTCGTCGAGCTTTGGCCACTGGAGGCTCAGGCTCGGCAGGACCGCGAAGAGCGCCTGCGCGAACAGGCGCTGGCCAACAAGGAGCTGATCCGCAACCTGGCCCACGAGATCAAGAACCCCCTGGGCGGCATCCGCGGCGCGGCGCAGTTGCTGGAGATGGAGCTCGATAACCCCGAGCTCACCGAATACACGCAGGTCATCATCCACGAGGCGGACCGCCTGCAAAGCCTGGTGGACCGCCTGCTGGCGCCGCACCGCCATCCGCATCTCGTGGGGGACGTGAACATCCACGAGGTGTGCGAGCGTGTGCGGTCGCTGGTGCTGGTCGAATACCCGCAGGGGCTGCGGGTTCAGCGCGACTACGACACCTCGATCCCCGAGTTCCGCGGCGACCGCGCGCAGCTCATCCAGGCGCTCCTGAACATCGTGCAGAACGCTGCGCAGGTGTTGACCGAACGCATCGCTGTGGGCGACGCGCTGATCACGTTGAGCACGCGGGTTGCGCGCCAGGTCACGTTCGGCCGGCAGCGTTATCGGCTGGCACTGGAATTGCATGTCATCGACAACGGACCGGGCGTGCCCGAAGCCATCAAGGAGCGGATTTTCTATCCCTTGGTGACAGGGCGTGATGGGGGATCGGGGTTGGGTTTGACGCTGGCACAGACCTTTGTGCAGCGGCACCACGGATTGATCGAATGCGACAGCATGCCGGGTCGCACCGATTTCCGAATCCTCATTCCCTTGCCTTGAGGTCCCGATAAGCAATCCATGGGAACAAGGTAGAACCAACACATGAAGCCGATCTGGATAGTAGATGACGACCCCTCGATCCGCTTCGTCCTAGAGAAGGCGCTGGCACGCGAGAGCTTGCCGACGCGCAGCTTCACTCACCCGCGCGAGGTGCTGGACGCGCTGGCTGAAATCACCCCCGGCGATCCGGAGCGGCAGGGGCCGCAGGTCCTGGTGAGCGACATCCGCATGCCGGGCGGCTCGGGCCTGCAGTTGCTGGAGAAAGTGCGCGAACAGCAGCCGGGTCTGCCCGTCATCATCATGACGGCGTACTCCGACCTGGACAGCGCGGTGTCTGCCTTCCAGCGCGGCGCTTTCGAATACCTGCCCAAGCCCTTCGACCTGCCCAAGGCGGTGGAGTTGATCCGCCGTGCGGTCGAAGAAAGCCAGCGCGAAGAGGTCACCGAAGAGCGGCAGACCGCCACCCCGGAAATGCTGGGCCAGGCCCCGGCCATGCAGGACGTGTTCCGGGCGATCGGGCGGCTGAGCCAGAGCCAGGTCACGGTGCTCATCACCGGCGAATCGGGTTCGGGCAAAGAGCTGGTGGCGCGCGCGCTGCACAAGCATTCGCCCGTGGCGGGCGGGCCCTTCGTGGCCATCAACACCGCCGCCATCCCGAAGGACCTGCTGGAGAGCGAGCTGTTCGGCCACGAGCGTGGCGCCTTCACCGGCGCGCAGACCC encodes:
- a CDS encoding 16S rRNA pseudouridine(516) synthase — its product is MQLQDILYSQGFGTRRVCAGLIQRGLVQLFDSETGIFQVCMNSVMDLKPEGIKFRVLEETWVYQSRAYVMLHKPSGTECSQKPSTYPSVYTLLPMPLRQRPCKSAIQGVQAVGRLDQDTTGLLLLSDDGQFIHRMSSPKKHVPKLYEVGTKHPVSSVQIDRLLEGVVLDDDPIAVKAAACVQTSDHGLSLTLTEGKYHQVKRMLAAVGNRVETLHRSRIGNLALPIGLAPGQWKWLDDDDLAALTS
- a CDS encoding YncE family protein, with the protein product MFLGWAFFATAASSAALPPVFVLNSLEADISVIDPATWTETSRIPTGKEPHHMYLTPDEKSLVVANALADTLTFIDPKSAQVQRTVRGIVDPYHLRFTPDMKWLITAANRLNHVDFYRWDGKDLTLVQRVATAKTPSHLWVDSQSRTVYSTMQDSDELVAIDIATQKIKWRIKTGAMPADIYGSPDDKFLFIGLTGSDSVEVFDVSESAPRSVQRIKTGSGAHAFRGAGDKRHVFVSNRVANTISKIDMVKRQVVDTYPAPGGPDCMDVSADGRWIYVSARWARKMLVIDTVERKVVQKINVGKSPHGVWTLQHAPR
- a CDS encoding polysaccharide deacetylase family protein — its product is MKMALRTMALIGRLAIFLIANGAFNAAVAAETADCQKPVYLTFDTGHMEIAPLVAEVLKRKKVVVTFFAADEKTKTGDGSLGAHWAPWWHARASEGHAFASHTMDHTYWRADAGTADTPKFHVRSSSGPQAGKDLTLSAEQYCSEIRRASDRLREVTGKVPLPLFRAPGGKTSPRLLAAAKSCGYAHVGWSPAGFLGDELPSEKFSNAALLKKALDNIRSGDILLAHLGIWSRKDPWAPTVLEPLIDGLKQRGFCFRTLNDHPDYRDWLAGKR
- a CDS encoding sterol desaturase family protein; protein product: MDWLTNGFDSAQQWLFESLIQPIMFATGMAGLLEDGYAATGWLLVGLLQLVVMLVIIAPLQHWRPVEPMLDRAAVRTDIVYTLIHRLGLFRLALFFSVDPLWDAFFGVLRMDGISTFHLDALWPGVTDLPWVSLLVYLAVFDFLDYWIHRGQHHFEWWWRLHSLHHSQRQMTMWSDNRNHLLDDLLRDAIVVTVAQLIGVAPGQFVAIVALTQLSENFHHANLRLWFGRWGERLWVSPRFHRLHHAIGIGHESVTLRSVQTPSKLLSESYVQAEPALKPVTVLGGCNFGVLLPWWDMLFRTANFELRYDPTGVRDQVQPGPDGRVRNYGQGFWAQQWRGVLRLFGRA
- a CDS encoding EI24 domain-containing protein, whose amino-acid sequence is MALLIHSFWRAAAHCLYPRVIGLSLLPLLLMLLLAWAGSHFFWDAAVQAVRTALESSDILAMVWGWFQAWGMEQAPATLAPLIVVVLTTPVIMIVSVLVVAVVMTPALVTFVAKRRFPLLERKRGASFVASLAWSLGATVAAMTALLVSIPLWLIPPLVLVLPPLIWGWLTYRVMVFDALAEHASRQEREEIFKRHRMRLLAIGILCGYLGAAPGIVWASGVLFAAAFFVLIPLAVWIYTLVFAFSSLWFTHYALDALQRLRAEQSGAAGDASVPPSPIILPTAPAGNPTP
- a CDS encoding competence/damage-inducible protein A, with the protein product MTPSFGLIIIGDEILSGKRADKHLPKVIELLGARGLQLAYADYVGDDPDRITATLQRAFASGDVVFSCGGIGATPDDHTRQCAARALGVPLRLHPEAEALIRQRMQDVAIEQGVPYEPDRADNVHRLNMGVFPEGARIIPNPYNKIPGFSCDGGAGGAVHFVPGFPVMAWPMVEWVLDDQCAQWFNRAPQTEHSIVVYGAMEAALTPLMERIESQHAPVRVFSLPSVDHPVHGRHIELGVKGPAERVPAAWNALQEALHEFGANCGPEMVRNV
- the glnA gene encoding type I glutamate--ammonia ligase; the protein is MAKTVADVMKMVKENEVKFVDFRFTDTRGKEQHVTVPVSHFDEDKFSSGHAFDGSSVAGWKGIEASDMQLMPDPNTANIDPFFEETTLFLQCDVIEPGDGKAYDRDPRSIAKRAEAYLKASGLGDTAFFGPEPEFFIFDGVRWSNEPGKVMFEIEEYEAPWNSGAKLEGGNRGHRPTVKGGYFPVPPVDSTQDMRAEMSLILESLGIPVEVFHHEVAGAGQNEIGTKFSTLVERADWTQVLKYVVWNVANAYGKTATFMPKPYAGDNGSGMHVHQSIWKDGKNLFAGDGYAGLSDFALYYIGGIIKHARALNAITNPGTNSYKRLVPGFEAPVKLAYSARNRSASIRIPYVANPKGRRIEARFPDPSANPYLCFSALMMAGLDGVENKIHPGEAATKDLYHLPPEEDKLVPTVCHSLDQALEYLDKDRGFLTKGGVFSDSMLDAYIDLKMGEVTRFRMAPHPVEYDMYYSL
- the glnL gene encoding nitrogen regulation protein NR(II), whose product is MSTLVAVLQPDGAVLFANASLENMLGQSRRTLEGSDFSGYFSDPALLQTALAGARGQDFAALRFEAALRRAQQQDAMPVHVHLAVAEHSGEILVELWPLEAQARQDREERLREQALANKELIRNLAHEIKNPLGGIRGAAQLLEMELDNPELTEYTQVIIHEADRLQSLVDRLLAPHRHPHLVGDVNIHEVCERVRSLVLVEYPQGLRVQRDYDTSIPEFRGDRAQLIQALLNIVQNAAQVLTERIAVGDALITLSTRVARQVTFGRQRYRLALELHVIDNGPGVPEAIKERIFYPLVTGRDGGSGLGLTLAQTFVQRHHGLIECDSMPGRTDFRILIPLP